The following are encoded together in the Planctobacterium marinum genome:
- a CDS encoding B12-binding domain-containing radical SAM protein: MAKVLFINPVVREEDVPRHIPYGIALLAAISIRHGHLVQVYDANAWRLPIETVKEVCQADDWDAICIGGLTTTYNYIKTACKMIKEVAPDAVLVAGGGFITSMPSEIMEFIPEIDVGCLGESFVTFPEVLRYIDEGKTDFSKVRGTVFRDAQGKPHLADIRPNIHDLDLLPWPAWDLFPLDIYFANSSNLFSEEAAMAKRRMDVNGSFGCGLTCKYCWHLGTTGDMLVEENEEGEKDVVFTYGRNIRYHSPRYIVDMVKHLHKEYDIDFASFIDENFMTMDVASKGKWLKELCKLWIEEGLQPTCRKQGIEHDENCTGVHWNGTSHAGLHRPETLKLMYEAGCTHLVYGLESFDPTVLRNLGKGSNARKNKQSIGVCLESGIKPIPNIIIGFPEETFDSIRNTINALIELGITAKPHFATAYPGSEWYYTYKDSILEQYDGDLEAYLMDLGDASKITGVISHNFSPVQLLGLQEIVYQKNLRLLDVSEKHYANAQEHIKPIAVPKESFNIQKTKTSSPMEELSLGIDISNKITILDVTES, translated from the coding sequence ATGGCTAAGGTGTTATTTATCAATCCCGTGGTCCGTGAAGAAGATGTTCCCAGGCATATTCCCTACGGTATTGCATTGTTAGCGGCTATTTCTATTCGACATGGACACCTGGTACAGGTATACGATGCCAATGCATGGCGTCTACCAATTGAAACCGTTAAGGAAGTATGTCAGGCCGATGATTGGGATGCTATTTGTATCGGAGGCTTAACTACAACCTACAATTATATTAAAACTGCTTGCAAAATGATTAAAGAGGTCGCTCCTGACGCCGTGCTGGTTGCCGGGGGAGGCTTTATCACAAGCATGCCGTCAGAGATTATGGAATTTATTCCCGAGATAGATGTGGGCTGTTTAGGAGAGTCATTTGTTACCTTTCCTGAGGTGCTGCGCTATATTGATGAGGGGAAGACGGACTTTTCAAAAGTGCGTGGTACCGTCTTTCGAGATGCGCAGGGGAAACCGCACCTCGCAGATATCAGGCCTAATATCCACGACTTAGATTTATTACCTTGGCCTGCATGGGATTTGTTTCCGCTCGATATTTATTTTGCTAATTCTTCCAATCTATTCAGTGAAGAAGCCGCTATGGCTAAGCGCCGGATGGATGTGAATGGCAGTTTTGGATGTGGTCTTACCTGTAAGTACTGTTGGCATTTGGGTACGACGGGAGACATGTTGGTTGAGGAAAACGAAGAAGGTGAAAAAGACGTCGTTTTCACCTATGGACGAAATATTCGTTACCATAGTCCACGCTACATTGTTGACATGGTGAAACATCTTCACAAGGAATACGATATTGATTTCGCTTCATTCATTGATGAAAACTTCATGACGATGGACGTTGCGAGTAAAGGTAAATGGCTTAAAGAGTTGTGTAAACTTTGGATTGAAGAAGGGTTGCAACCAACCTGCCGCAAACAAGGAATCGAACACGACGAAAATTGTACCGGTGTGCATTGGAATGGAACAAGTCACGCAGGCCTGCATCGCCCGGAAACGTTGAAATTGATGTATGAAGCTGGCTGCACACACTTAGTTTATGGATTGGAGTCATTTGATCCGACTGTATTGCGAAACTTAGGCAAGGGCTCAAACGCTCGTAAGAATAAACAAAGCATCGGCGTTTGCCTGGAATCGGGAATAAAACCAATCCCCAATATTATTATAGGCTTCCCGGAAGAAACTTTTGACAGTATTCGCAACACCATCAATGCTCTGATTGAATTAGGGATAACCGCAAAACCCCATTTCGCCACCGCTTATCCGGGGTCCGAATGGTATTACACCTACAAAGACTCTATCTTAGAGCAGTACGACGGTGATTTGGAGGCGTATCTTATGGATCTCGGTGACGCGAGCAAGATTACTGGGGTCATTTCTCATAATTTTTCTCCGGTGCAGCTATTGGGACTGCAAGAAATCGTTTATCAAAAGAACCTGCGTTTGTTGGACGTGTCCGAAAAACACTACGCTAATGCACAGGAACATATCAAACCTATTGCCGTACCCAAAGAGTCGTTTAATATTCAGAAAACAAAAACGTCTTCACCAATGGAAGAGCTTAGCTTGGGCATTGACATCAGCAACAAGATCACGATTTTAGATGTTACAGAATCTTAG
- a CDS encoding acetyltransferase gives MADTKRKQKLLIVGAGGHAVSCIDVVEQQGVYDILGLVGLPEEVGKKVLGYEVLGTDQDLPYLNQYAEAALIAVGQIKTIAPRREIAIQLLELGFTVPVVVSPHAYVSEHAQLGAGTIVMHGAIINANVRIGNFAIINSKALLEHDVQVGEFCHVSTMASINGSCRVGDNCFIGSQACIQDGLIIGSNSVIASNSLLRKNLSEGSSFVGHNNSKND, from the coding sequence ATGGCTGATACAAAGCGCAAGCAAAAACTTCTCATTGTAGGAGCCGGAGGGCATGCTGTTTCATGCATTGACGTGGTTGAACAACAAGGTGTTTACGATATATTGGGGCTCGTTGGGTTACCTGAAGAAGTAGGAAAAAAAGTTTTGGGGTATGAGGTCCTGGGAACAGATCAAGATCTCCCTTACTTAAACCAGTATGCAGAGGCTGCGTTAATTGCCGTAGGACAAATAAAAACAATTGCACCAAGACGTGAGATTGCGATACAGCTATTGGAGCTAGGATTTACTGTGCCTGTAGTTGTGTCTCCTCATGCTTATGTTTCTGAACATGCACAGCTGGGGGCTGGCACTATCGTTATGCACGGTGCAATTATCAATGCCAATGTGCGAATTGGTAACTTTGCGATCATTAATAGCAAAGCACTATTGGAGCACGACGTTCAGGTTGGTGAGTTTTGTCATGTCTCTACAATGGCGAGCATCAATGGAAGTTGTCGTGTCGGCGACAATTGTTTTATCGGTAGTCAGGCCTGCATCCAAGACGGATTGATTATTGGAAGTAATTCTGTCATTGCCAGCAATAGCCTGTTGCGTAAAAATCTGAGTGAAGGAAGCTCTTTTGTCGGTCACAATAATTCAAAGAATGATTAA
- a CDS encoding cytidylyltransferase domain-containing protein, with product MLQNLSVLAFIGARAGSKGLPGKNSRNLGGKPLVAWTIEAALGSEIITDTLVSTDSDEVIEIAKTLGVMAPFKRPESLAGDSAAIEDAISHGLNWLYENEGKNYDLVVMLQPTSPFRNCKQIDEAIRFYLNQRQSDLDTLVSVVKAPQKSAWLLSSNDDGKVSFCFPQPLKGHRRQKLPQFYYPNGAIYIGKAMLEPRGFYTENTWFFEMSEEDSIDIDSLSDLEAAEVLMKRRLNT from the coding sequence ATGTTACAGAATCTTAGTGTATTAGCCTTTATCGGGGCAAGAGCAGGCTCCAAAGGGTTGCCGGGAAAGAATAGTCGGAATTTGGGTGGGAAGCCTTTAGTTGCCTGGACAATCGAAGCGGCGCTTGGGAGTGAGATTATCACCGATACTTTGGTTTCTACGGACTCTGATGAGGTGATTGAGATTGCTAAAACGCTAGGTGTGATGGCGCCGTTTAAACGGCCAGAATCTCTCGCTGGTGACTCTGCCGCTATTGAAGATGCCATTAGTCATGGACTGAATTGGTTGTACGAAAATGAAGGGAAAAATTACGATTTAGTCGTAATGTTGCAACCCACTTCTCCGTTTCGCAATTGCAAACAAATTGATGAAGCGATCCGCTTTTATCTAAATCAGAGGCAGTCGGACCTCGATACTTTAGTGAGTGTGGTAAAAGCTCCTCAAAAAAGCGCTTGGTTGTTGTCTTCTAACGACGATGGCAAGGTCTCTTTTTGTTTCCCCCAGCCGTTAAAAGGTCATCGAAGGCAAAAACTCCCCCAGTTTTACTATCCCAATGGCGCAATATACATTGGAAAAGCGATGCTCGAGCCAAGAGGGTTTTATACTGAAAATACGTGGTTTTTCGAGATGTCTGAGGAAGATTCTATTGATATTGATAGTCTGTCTGACCTTGAAGCGGCAGAGGTATTAATGAAAAGGCGCTTAAACACCTAA